A stretch of Coraliomargarita sinensis DNA encodes these proteins:
- the cyoE gene encoding heme o synthase produces MPPEKIASFNDTETIPEMSLSRWAPLAAYWELTKPRLSMMAVITALLGYLAASSGDALTLIAVFAGTALAAGGAAALNQWWERDEDALMHRTADRPLPMRKLSPQATFIFGAVLCLLGPAVLWFGGNALSGVLTAVTVVTYVLLYTPLKKVTPWSTEIGAIPGALPPLIGWVAAEGSIGWVGLFLFAVLYVWQLPHFMAISWLYREDYERSGFRMLSLYDKTGRVVSLRAVIWAVPLLVLTVLAWLTNESGWLFLVGGSLLSFGYLREAVRMLTATERDKPARRLFLASIIFLPCYLILMVADRILFSL; encoded by the coding sequence ATGCCACCCGAAAAAATTGCTTCTTTTAATGACACCGAGACGATTCCGGAAATGAGTCTGAGTCGCTGGGCTCCTCTGGCCGCCTATTGGGAGCTGACCAAGCCCCGCCTCTCCATGATGGCAGTCATCACGGCCTTGCTCGGCTATCTGGCAGCCTCAAGTGGCGATGCGCTTACTTTGATTGCAGTTTTTGCCGGCACGGCTCTCGCTGCAGGCGGTGCGGCAGCTCTTAATCAATGGTGGGAACGCGATGAAGACGCGCTCATGCACCGGACGGCGGACCGGCCTTTGCCGATGCGCAAGCTCAGCCCGCAAGCGACCTTCATCTTCGGCGCTGTACTTTGTCTTCTCGGTCCAGCTGTCCTCTGGTTTGGCGGCAATGCCCTCTCCGGAGTGCTCACAGCGGTCACTGTCGTGACTTATGTTCTCCTTTACACACCTCTGAAAAAGGTCACCCCGTGGTCCACTGAAATTGGGGCGATTCCGGGCGCCCTGCCACCTTTGATCGGTTGGGTCGCGGCAGAAGGTTCCATTGGCTGGGTCGGACTCTTTTTGTTTGCCGTCCTCTACGTCTGGCAATTGCCCCACTTTATGGCAATCTCCTGGCTCTACCGCGAAGATTACGAGCGTAGCGGCTTCCGCATGCTCAGCCTCTACGACAAAACCGGCCGGGTTGTGTCACTACGGGCCGTCATTTGGGCGGTGCCGCTTCTCGTGCTTACTGTGCTTGCCTGGCTCACCAACGAGAGCGGCTGGCTTTTCCTCGTTGGCGGATCGCTCCTGTCCTTTGGTTATTTACGCGAAGCCGTCCGTATGTTGACTGCCACAGAACGCGACAAACCAGCACGCCGTCTCTTTCTTGCCTCAATAATCTTTCTACCCTGCTACCTGATCCTCATGGTGGCCGACCGTATTCTATTTTCCCTATGA
- the coxB gene encoding cytochrome c oxidase subunit II codes for MRILRILTLSVTLLSLLLFSGCLKIDQNQSALDPKGPVASQQADAFYVTLYLTTFLWIVVGGAMLYAVWRYRLKKTDDPNEIPEQSHGHPIIEVGLILFSAACLVVVAVPTLQGILMTKSLPEEYQEGAITVDVTGYQWWWAFDYPEEGVTTANELVIPVGKAVKLNLRSADVIHSFWLPKLAGKVDLMPGQENFMWIQADEPGMYWGQCAEFCGDAHAYMLFRARAVPQEEYEAWLADLKDGPEVPVDAPEMPEEYSEQVVQGKKVFMQNCYSCHMVGGKGGVNGPNLTNFGSRATIAAGWMENNTENLFNWIKKPHEIKPGNYMWYGVPMKTPGGGIITMEGLKEADLSDEDIHAVVAYLQTLK; via the coding sequence ATGAGAATTCTGCGAATCCTAACTCTCAGCGTCACGCTTCTCAGCCTGCTACTCTTCAGCGGCTGCTTAAAGATAGACCAAAATCAGTCTGCCCTTGATCCCAAGGGCCCGGTGGCCAGCCAGCAGGCGGATGCCTTTTACGTCACCCTCTACCTGACGACCTTCCTCTGGATTGTCGTCGGTGGTGCGATGCTGTATGCCGTCTGGAGATATCGTTTGAAGAAGACTGACGATCCCAATGAAATTCCCGAGCAATCGCACGGACATCCGATCATTGAAGTCGGCTTGATTCTTTTCTCGGCCGCCTGCCTGGTCGTGGTGGCCGTGCCAACTCTGCAGGGTATCCTGATGACAAAATCGCTCCCAGAAGAGTATCAGGAAGGTGCGATCACCGTTGATGTGACCGGATACCAATGGTGGTGGGCCTTCGACTATCCTGAAGAGGGCGTGACCACGGCAAACGAACTTGTTATCCCGGTCGGGAAGGCAGTGAAGCTCAACCTTCGCAGTGCCGATGTCATCCACAGTTTCTGGCTGCCCAAGCTTGCCGGCAAAGTCGACTTGATGCCGGGCCAGGAGAATTTCATGTGGATTCAGGCGGATGAGCCGGGGATGTATTGGGGACAGTGCGCCGAGTTCTGCGGCGACGCTCACGCCTACATGCTTTTCCGCGCTAGAGCGGTCCCGCAGGAAGAATACGAAGCATGGTTGGCCGATCTTAAGGATGGCCCGGAAGTGCCGGTCGATGCACCCGAAATGCCCGAAGAATACTCCGAACAAGTCGTTCAGGGTAAGAAAGTCTTCATGCAGAATTGTTACTCCTGCCACATGGTCGGTGGCAAAGGCGGCGTGAACGGGCCGAACCTGACCAACTTTGGTAGCCGTGCCACCATCGCAGCCGGTTGGATGGAGAATAACACCGAGAACTTGTTTAACTGGATCAAGAAGCCCCACGAAATCAAACCGGGTAACTACATGTGGTATGGCGTCCCCATGAAAACGCCCGGCGGCGGCATTATTACCATGGAAGGCTTGAAAGAAGCTGACCTCTCGGACGAAGACATTCATGCCGTCGTCGCCTACCTGCAAACTCTTAAATAA
- a CDS encoding COX15/CtaA family protein, with protein MKSRSTTYRPWLARYSFAALVVTLFLLYAGGFTTTIGAGMIFPDWPLSNGSLNPEGWTQNTAMAAEHSHRLLGMIVGNLTLALTFWIWWVDGRRWMRRMGIAALILVVLQGILGGVRVLENEVNYAIVHGCLGQIFFCVLTAIAIGHTRVWHKLREKSDSPVKLSRTTGVVLIALLFVQLIVAAIMRHKGAGLAIPTFPLTPEGGLLPANWNFGVAIHFAHRALAVVILFAYSFWIVKLMRSTRQNFIRGLGLFACILLFVQITLGAAVIWMGRAPIITTMHVLNSAFLLATTWATHFFCYHAALEKSENVATAPANQADGSTNPQAVGL; from the coding sequence TTGAAATCAAGATCGACAACTTATCGCCCTTGGCTAGCTCGCTACAGCTTTGCTGCGCTGGTGGTTACGCTCTTCCTGCTCTACGCAGGAGGCTTCACCACGACCATCGGGGCAGGTATGATCTTTCCGGACTGGCCACTTTCGAACGGCTCGCTCAACCCGGAGGGCTGGACGCAGAACACGGCCATGGCGGCGGAGCACAGCCACCGTCTTCTGGGCATGATCGTGGGCAACCTGACACTGGCACTGACATTCTGGATCTGGTGGGTGGACGGTCGCCGCTGGATGCGCCGCATGGGTATTGCCGCCCTCATTCTGGTTGTTTTGCAGGGTATCCTCGGCGGTGTCAGAGTTCTGGAAAACGAGGTCAACTATGCCATCGTCCATGGTTGCCTGGGGCAGATCTTTTTCTGCGTTTTAACCGCTATCGCCATCGGGCATACCCGTGTCTGGCACAAGCTGCGTGAAAAATCGGACAGCCCGGTAAAACTCTCCAGGACGACCGGCGTAGTCTTGATCGCATTGCTCTTTGTGCAACTCATCGTGGCGGCCATCATGCGGCACAAGGGCGCCGGATTGGCGATCCCGACATTTCCGCTCACTCCTGAAGGCGGCCTCCTGCCTGCCAACTGGAATTTCGGCGTAGCGATACATTTTGCCCACCGGGCACTGGCGGTCGTCATCCTGTTCGCTTACTCTTTCTGGATTGTCAAATTGATGCGCTCGACCCGGCAGAATTTCATTCGCGGCCTCGGTCTATTCGCCTGCATCCTTTTATTCGTGCAAATTACCCTCGGTGCGGCTGTCATTTGGATGGGGCGCGCACCTATCATCACCACAATGCACGTGCTCAACAGCGCCTTTCTACTCGCCACCACCTGGGCGACCCATTTTTTCTGCTACCACGCCGCTTTGGAGAAAAGCGAAAATGTCGCCACAGCTCCAGCCAACCAGGCAGATGGCTCTACCAACCCTCAAGCTGTCGGCCTATAA
- the ctaD gene encoding cytochrome c oxidase subunit I, which translates to MANGTTTTIPHDSGHDAEHDKPQRSFFRLVQRPQQGCHPVIDWLTTVDHKKIGIMYGAFALLFLLVGGVEALMIRAQLFLPENDFVTARLYNQLFTMHGTTMIFLAVMPLNAAFFNYMMILQIGARDVAFPRLNAFSLWSFVAGAVLINLSWFWEAFHGGWFGYAPLSTKDYNPGMGADFWILSLQILGVASLAASFNFITTILNMRAPGLKMMRMPVFTWMTLITSFLIILAFPAITIALVELMFDRHFGTHFFDATFGGKPILWQHLFWIFGHPEVYILILPAMGIVSEVLPTFSRKPLFGYPLIVMSGAFIGFLGFAVWSHHMFTVGLGVVATTAFSLMTMLIAIPTGVKIFNWIGTLWGGKIHFTTPMLYSLGFIWMFMMGGFTGIMHSSVPVDHQQQDSYFVVAHFHYVLIGGALFALFSGIYYWMPKMSGKLMNETWGKISFWIMFFGFNLAFFPMHLLGMAGMPRRTHTYLGDMGWNEWNMWSTAGAMILGVGIGSAVVQVVYTWAKGKKCGMDPWDARTLEWATANPPKDYNFARIPEINARDQVWANKYGKPEEKSGPGEPEPHGIHMPDRSWYPMSASFGLFMVGLGMVFHKQNFLGWDHTLEMVYIGGGILLLSIYLWALEGPRGYHVHPEED; encoded by the coding sequence ATGGCTAACGGCACAACTACCACAATTCCCCACGATTCCGGGCACGACGCAGAGCACGATAAACCGCAGCGTTCGTTTTTCAGGCTTGTTCAACGACCACAGCAAGGCTGCCATCCGGTCATCGACTGGCTCACGACGGTCGACCACAAGAAAATCGGTATCATGTATGGCGCATTCGCCCTGCTCTTTCTGCTCGTAGGTGGGGTCGAGGCGCTGATGATCCGCGCCCAGCTCTTTCTTCCGGAGAACGACTTCGTTACTGCCCGGCTCTACAATCAGCTCTTCACCATGCACGGGACGACCATGATCTTCCTTGCGGTGATGCCGCTGAATGCCGCGTTCTTCAACTACATGATGATCCTGCAGATCGGCGCGCGGGATGTGGCCTTCCCCCGGCTGAATGCGTTCAGTCTCTGGTCATTTGTTGCCGGCGCCGTGCTCATCAATCTCTCCTGGTTCTGGGAGGCCTTCCACGGGGGGTGGTTCGGCTATGCCCCGCTCAGTACCAAAGACTACAATCCGGGCATGGGGGCCGACTTCTGGATCCTCAGTCTGCAGATTCTCGGGGTCGCTTCGCTCGCCGCCTCCTTTAACTTCATCACCACCATTTTAAACATGCGGGCCCCCGGCCTGAAAATGATGCGTATGCCGGTCTTCACATGGATGACCCTCATTACCAGCTTCCTCATCATTCTGGCTTTCCCCGCGATTACCATCGCGTTGGTTGAACTCATGTTCGACCGCCACTTTGGCACCCACTTCTTTGACGCCACCTTCGGGGGCAAACCCATCCTCTGGCAGCACCTCTTCTGGATCTTCGGACACCCTGAAGTTTACATCCTCATCCTGCCAGCCATGGGTATCGTTTCCGAGGTCCTGCCTACATTTAGCCGTAAGCCACTCTTCGGCTATCCGCTTATTGTCATGTCAGGTGCTTTCATCGGCTTCCTTGGTTTTGCAGTTTGGAGCCACCACATGTTTACCGTCGGCCTCGGCGTTGTCGCCACGACGGCCTTCTCCCTCATGACGATGTTGATTGCCATCCCCACAGGGGTGAAAATCTTCAACTGGATCGGCACGCTTTGGGGCGGCAAGATCCATTTCACCACACCGATGCTCTATTCCTTGGGCTTTATCTGGATGTTCATGATGGGGGGCTTCACCGGCATCATGCACAGTAGTGTGCCGGTCGACCACCAGCAGCAGGACAGCTACTTCGTCGTCGCACACTTCCACTATGTTCTTATCGGGGGTGCGCTTTTCGCCCTTTTCAGCGGCATTTACTACTGGATGCCGAAAATGAGTGGTAAGCTGATGAACGAGACCTGGGGCAAGATCAGTTTCTGGATCATGTTCTTCGGCTTCAACCTGGCTTTCTTCCCCATGCACCTGCTCGGTATGGCGGGCATGCCGCGCCGGACCCATACTTACCTCGGTGACATGGGCTGGAACGAATGGAACATGTGGTCCACCGCCGGAGCCATGATCCTGGGCGTCGGCATCGGCAGCGCAGTCGTTCAAGTCGTCTACACATGGGCCAAGGGCAAAAAGTGCGGCATGGACCCGTGGGATGCCCGGACCCTGGAATGGGCCACGGCAAATCCGCCCAAGGATTACAACTTCGCCCGTATCCCCGAGATCAATGCCCGAGACCAGGTTTGGGCGAACAAGTACGGTAAACCGGAAGAAAAGTCCGGCCCCGGCGAACCCGAACCGCACGGTATCCACATGCCGGATCGCTCCTGGTATCCGATGTCGGCTTCGTTCGGCCTCTTTATGGTCGGTCTGGGCATGGTCTTTCACAAGCAGAATTTCCTCGGGTGGGACCACACCCTTGAGATGGTCTACATAGGCGGCGGCATCCTTCTCTTGTCCATTTACCTCTGGGCGCTGGAAGGCCCCCGTGGCTACCACGTCCACCCGGAAGAGGATTAA
- a CDS encoding DUF420 domain-containing protein, translating into MSNRAITIFNIALSAVIYAGLMWLIYAFELKDRWSDGLPWLPHSNAACNATSATAVALGVWFIRGGKKQAHAVAMIFATFASAAFLIGYLTHHTLHGDTPFTGEGAIRTVYFAILISHIILAAIALPLILNTLSFAALRRFDAHRRIARWTYPIWLYVSITGVIVWFFLRVWFPAAP; encoded by the coding sequence ATGTCCAACCGTGCCATCACTATTTTCAACATCGCGCTCAGCGCCGTAATCTACGCTGGGCTTATGTGGCTCATATACGCCTTTGAGCTGAAAGATCGCTGGAGTGACGGCCTGCCTTGGTTGCCACATTCTAATGCTGCCTGCAATGCGACCAGCGCCACCGCAGTTGCACTCGGCGTGTGGTTCATTCGTGGCGGCAAAAAACAGGCTCACGCTGTCGCTATGATCTTTGCGACATTCGCATCGGCCGCTTTTCTGATCGGCTATCTCACGCACCACACACTGCACGGCGACACACCGTTCACGGGTGAGGGAGCGATTCGGACGGTTTACTTCGCAATTTTGATCTCACACATCATACTGGCAGCGATCGCCCTGCCACTGATTCTCAATACTCTTTCCTTCGCCGCTCTGAGACGCTTCGATGCTCACCGCCGGATCGCCCGCTGGACCTATCCGATCTGGCTCTATGTCTCAATCACCGGAGTGATTGTCTGGTTTTTCCTGCGGGTTTGGTTTCCGGCTGCCCCTTAG
- the thrS gene encoding threonine--tRNA ligase yields MKDMSPLEELRHSASHVLATAVLRLYPETKLDIGPPTENGFYYDIDLDKKLDAADLEAIEAEMKKVIKENQKFERIECSREEAIEKIKAIGQERYKLGRLDDIPEGEQVSFYQNGEFIDLCGGSHVNYTKKIKAFKLLSIAGAYHRGDEKNKQLQRIYGTAFPSKDELADYLERLEQARARDHRKLGKELKLFHIDEAVGSGMVLWTPNGAVIRQELQNFIAEELQKTGYDQVFTPHIGKLGLYRTSGHFPYYKESQFPAIVEPGTVEELAKEGCTCAELSNRLDSGEIDGYLLKPMNCPMHIKVFDSQPHSYRDLPVRLAEFGTVYRWEQSGELNGMTRVRGFTQDDAHLFCTEDQIADEISGCLDLVKLVFNTLGMSDYRVRIGLRDPDSDKYTGDAEKWDKAEAALRDAAKTLGVNYSEEPGEAAFYGPKIDFVVKDVIGREWQLGTVQVDYNLPERFDLTYIGADNEKHRPVMIHRAPFGSMERFCGVLIEHFAGNFPTWLAPEQVRILPMNDDLVPQAREIEKLLKAAKIRVSVDAIADKLGAKIRKCHVEKVPNFLVLGKQEAEQGLVKVNSRANKNLEGLKKPQEFLTELLENIANKTLPDPKES; encoded by the coding sequence ATGAAAGACATGTCCCCCCTCGAGGAACTTCGCCACTCTGCTTCGCACGTGCTCGCTACTGCAGTGCTCCGTCTCTACCCGGAGACCAAGCTCGATATCGGCCCGCCCACGGAGAACGGCTTCTACTACGATATCGATCTGGACAAGAAGCTCGATGCCGCCGACCTCGAAGCGATCGAGGCGGAGATGAAAAAGGTGATCAAGGAAAACCAGAAGTTCGAACGTATCGAATGTTCGCGCGAGGAGGCCATTGAAAAGATTAAAGCCATCGGTCAGGAGCGCTACAAGCTGGGCCGTTTGGATGATATCCCTGAGGGTGAACAGGTCAGCTTCTACCAGAATGGCGAGTTCATCGACCTCTGCGGCGGCAGCCACGTCAACTACACCAAGAAGATCAAAGCCTTTAAGCTTCTCTCCATCGCCGGCGCCTATCACCGGGGCGATGAGAAGAACAAGCAGCTTCAACGCATCTACGGCACCGCCTTCCCTAGTAAAGACGAACTGGCGGACTACCTCGAACGCCTCGAGCAGGCACGGGCCCGCGACCACCGCAAGCTGGGCAAGGAGCTCAAGCTTTTCCATATCGACGAAGCGGTCGGCTCGGGCATGGTTCTGTGGACCCCGAACGGAGCCGTCATCCGGCAGGAGTTACAGAACTTTATCGCCGAAGAACTGCAAAAAACCGGTTACGATCAGGTCTTCACCCCGCACATCGGCAAGCTCGGCCTCTACCGCACTTCCGGCCACTTCCCCTATTACAAGGAGTCCCAGTTTCCGGCCATCGTCGAGCCGGGTACGGTTGAAGAACTGGCCAAAGAAGGCTGCACCTGTGCGGAACTTTCCAACCGTCTCGATTCAGGCGAGATCGACGGCTACCTGCTCAAGCCGATGAACTGCCCGATGCACATCAAGGTCTTCGACAGTCAGCCACACTCTTACCGCGACCTGCCGGTGCGCCTGGCCGAATTCGGCACTGTCTATCGGTGGGAGCAGTCCGGCGAGCTCAACGGCATGACCCGTGTGCGCGGCTTCACTCAGGACGATGCCCACCTCTTTTGCACGGAAGATCAGATTGCCGATGAGATCAGCGGCTGCCTCGATCTGGTGAAACTCGTTTTCAACACCCTGGGTATGTCGGACTACCGCGTGCGGATCGGTCTGCGCGACCCGGATTCGGACAAGTATACCGGCGACGCGGAAAAATGGGACAAGGCGGAAGCCGCCCTCCGCGACGCCGCCAAGACGCTCGGCGTGAATTATTCGGAAGAGCCGGGCGAAGCCGCCTTCTATGGCCCGAAGATCGACTTCGTGGTTAAGGACGTGATCGGACGCGAATGGCAACTCGGCACCGTCCAAGTAGACTACAACCTGCCCGAGCGCTTCGACCTGACCTACATCGGCGCCGACAATGAGAAGCACCGCCCAGTCATGATCCACCGCGCGCCTTTCGGCTCGATGGAACGCTTCTGCGGCGTGCTCATCGAACACTTTGCCGGTAACTTCCCCACCTGGCTCGCACCCGAACAGGTCCGGATCCTGCCGATGAACGACGACCTCGTCCCGCAGGCCCGGGAGATCGAGAAACTCCTCAAAGCCGCCAAAATTCGTGTCAGCGTCGATGCGATTGCCGACAAGCTCGGGGCCAAGATTCGGAAGTGCCACGTCGAGAAGGTCCCGAACTTCCTCGTCCTCGGGAAGCAGGAAGCGGAACAGGGTCTGGTCAAGGTCAACTCACGGGCCAACAAGAATCTTGAGGGCCTGAAAAAACCACAAGAGTTCCTGACCGAACTGCTGGAAAACATTGCGAACAAGACCCTGCCGGATCCAAAAGAAAGTTGA
- a CDS encoding SCO family protein — MQLFTLQKVSRRLLGPLALIGLIVAQVAAGQPVPVSGVLQSFDDKGQAELLLDEGAGTRDVRLSTGDRAYLEAGDRIRGKMVQQPNGYLLETVWPNDPKIEAQMLAINSRLRRDTAVRGRQVYRSIGEDLPPFALYNQFGELIKSSDLLGKTCVINFIFTRCMNPRMCPAATTRMHQLQKKVEEAGLEDVMFISMTLDPEFDTPGIFNAYATGREIDGSNFYFLAGPRQALFDLKKQLGILASRDPEAIIDHTMRTILVDPSGEIIYQVPGSGWGTDDFLNRIKKISTKRDGGK; from the coding sequence ATGCAACTTTTTACGTTACAGAAAGTGTCCCGGCGTTTGCTCGGCCCCCTAGCGCTGATCGGCTTGATTGTGGCACAAGTCGCTGCCGGTCAACCAGTTCCCGTTTCCGGAGTGCTTCAATCATTTGACGATAAGGGTCAGGCTGAGCTTCTTTTGGACGAAGGGGCGGGTACCCGGGATGTTCGCCTGTCAACCGGTGATCGGGCCTATCTTGAAGCCGGAGACCGTATTCGCGGCAAAATGGTCCAGCAGCCGAATGGCTATCTACTGGAAACCGTCTGGCCCAACGACCCAAAGATAGAAGCACAAATGCTGGCGATTAACAGTCGGCTCAGGCGTGATACGGCCGTTCGCGGTCGTCAAGTTTACCGCAGTATAGGGGAAGACCTTCCACCCTTTGCCCTCTACAATCAATTTGGCGAATTGATCAAATCCAGCGACCTGCTCGGGAAAACCTGTGTGATTAATTTTATTTTCACCCGTTGTATGAATCCACGGATGTGCCCGGCCGCCACGACCCGGATGCATCAACTACAGAAGAAGGTGGAAGAAGCCGGCCTAGAAGACGTAATGTTTATCTCAATGACGCTTGATCCCGAATTTGACACGCCCGGGATCTTCAATGCTTACGCGACCGGTCGCGAAATCGACGGATCCAATTTTTATTTCCTCGCCGGGCCAAGGCAGGCGCTTTTCGATCTTAAGAAACAGCTGGGTATCCTTGCCTCAAGAGATCCGGAGGCGATTATCGACCACACCATGCGCACGATCCTCGTCGACCCGTCGGGTGAAATTATCTATCAGGTGCCGGGCAGCGGTTGGGGGACCGATGACTTTTTAAATCGAATCAAAAAAATTAGCACGAAGCGTGATGGGGGAAAATAA
- a CDS encoding cytochrome c oxidase subunit 3 — protein sequence MSEATAQHSHDEADSHHVAATNTGIPNKKLAMWAFLASDCMFFGTLISTHLIYRRVNPDVVIDGNVVPVTSIFDIELTSASTFILLMSSLTMALTVSAMHKHNVKAARWFLLSTIFFGSLFIGAQVYEFNHFVHNEAHPLTLTNTIFGSTFYVLTGTHGVHVLIGLIWLTTWYFYSFSPKFNEENVMDIEVTGLYWHFVDIVWILIFPLVYILEYI from the coding sequence ATGTCAGAAGCCACTGCACAACACAGCCACGATGAAGCCGACTCGCATCACGTGGCAGCGACCAATACGGGGATCCCGAACAAGAAACTGGCCATGTGGGCTTTTCTTGCCTCGGACTGTATGTTCTTCGGCACGCTCATCAGCACCCACTTGATTTACCGTCGGGTCAATCCGGACGTCGTCATCGATGGCAACGTCGTCCCCGTCACCAGCATCTTCGACATCGAGCTCACCAGTGCGTCGACCTTCATCCTCTTGATGAGTTCGTTGACCATGGCTCTGACGGTCTCGGCCATGCACAAGCACAACGTCAAGGCGGCGCGCTGGTTCCTCCTGTCCACGATATTTTTCGGCAGCCTCTTCATCGGGGCACAGGTCTATGAGTTCAACCATTTCGTGCACAACGAAGCGCATCCGCTCACTCTCACAAATACGATTTTCGGCTCGACATTCTATGTTTTGACCGGGACGCACGGGGTGCACGTCCTCATCGGCCTGATCTGGCTGACAACCTGGTATTTCTATTCCTTTTCGCCAAAGTTCAACGAAGAGAATGTCATGGATATCGAAGTCACGGGGCTTTACTGGCACTTCGTCGATATCGTTTGGATCCTCATCTTCCCCTTAGTCTACATTCTCGAGTACATTTAG
- the dinB gene encoding DNA polymerase IV, translating to MKARRRIIHIDMDCFYAAVEIRERPELKHRPVAVGGASGRGVLTTCNYPARKFGARSAMPVFQAKQLCPDLIILPVRFDLYREVSAQVRAIFARYTRLIEPLSLDEAYLDVSHLKERGHDIAISIRNDIRNETGLTASAGIAPNKLVAKIASDWNKPDGQLVVPPSKVEDFMRDLPVKKIWGIGPKSAKRMAAEGIETCADLQALDRTQLAQQFGSFGLELYKLCRGIDERPVEPDRIRKSLSNERTFSENLTDLEACRKALQTQFAELMDDLRSKKPDRQIAKLFIKLKFADFRRTTAETGGSQPDLKIFDALLKEAWGRSGKDVRLLGLGVRFAEHNEAAEQLELGF from the coding sequence GTGAAGGCCCGGCGACGCATAATCCACATCGACATGGACTGTTTCTACGCAGCTGTGGAAATACGGGAGCGCCCGGAACTCAAGCATCGACCGGTGGCGGTGGGCGGTGCTTCCGGACGCGGTGTGCTCACTACCTGCAACTATCCCGCCCGTAAATTCGGGGCTCGCTCGGCTATGCCGGTTTTTCAGGCCAAACAACTTTGTCCGGATCTGATCATCCTTCCCGTCCGCTTCGACCTCTATCGCGAAGTGTCGGCACAGGTGCGCGCGATCTTTGCCCGTTACACCAGGCTGATTGAACCGCTCTCACTCGACGAGGCTTACCTTGATGTGAGCCACCTCAAAGAACGTGGTCACGATATCGCCATTTCCATCCGCAATGATATTCGCAACGAGACCGGGCTGACCGCCTCGGCCGGAATCGCCCCGAACAAGTTGGTCGCAAAAATAGCCAGCGATTGGAACAAGCCTGACGGTCAACTGGTGGTACCTCCCTCGAAGGTGGAAGACTTCATGCGGGATTTACCGGTGAAGAAAATCTGGGGCATCGGCCCGAAGAGCGCCAAACGTATGGCCGCCGAAGGGATTGAAACCTGCGCCGACCTGCAAGCACTGGACCGCACCCAACTGGCACAACAATTCGGCAGTTTCGGCCTGGAGCTCTACAAGCTCTGCCGGGGCATTGACGAACGCCCGGTAGAGCCAGACCGCATCCGCAAAAGCCTGAGTAACGAACGCACCTTTTCGGAAAATCTGACCGACCTGGAAGCTTGCCGGAAAGCCCTGCAGACTCAGTTTGCCGAACTGATGGATGACCTGCGCAGCAAGAAACCGGACCGTCAAATCGCCAAACTCTTTATCAAACTTAAGTTTGCCGACTTCCGGCGCACCACCGCCGAGACCGGTGGCAGCCAACCGGACCTGAAGATTTTTGACGCCCTACTGAAAGAAGCCTGGGGGCGAAGCGGCAAGGATGTCCGCCTGCTTGGGCTCGGCGTCCGCTTTGCCGAACATAACGAAGCCGCCGAACAACTGGAGCTCGGTTTCTAA